In Salvelinus namaycush isolate Seneca chromosome 36, SaNama_1.0, whole genome shotgun sequence, one DNA window encodes the following:
- the LOC120030439 gene encoding large neutral amino acids transporter small subunit 2-like: protein MTNGPRQRGSVAASGGDAVSESGKESGGGVALKKEIGLVSACGIIVGNIIGSGIFVSPKGVMENASSVGLALIVWIVTGIITAIGALCYAELGVTIPKSGGDYAYVKDIFGGLAGFLRLWIAVLVIYPTNQAVIALTFSNYVLQPLFPTCFPPENGLRLLAGVCLLLLTWVNCSSVRWATRVQDIFTAGKLLALALIIIMGIVQICKGEYYWLEPANAFEPFQEYDVGLIALAFLQGSFAYGGWNFLNYVTEELVDPYVNLPRAIFISIPLVTFVYVFANIAYVTAMSPQELLASNAVAVTFGEKLLGVMSWIMPISVALSTFGGVNGSLFTSSRLFFAGAREGHLPSLLAMIHVKRCTPIPALLFTCLSTLLMLCTSDMYTLINYVGFINYLFYGVTVAGQIVLRIKQPDMHRPIRISLAWPVIYLLFWAFLLIFSLYSEPVVCGLGMAIMLTGVPVYFLGVYWDNKPECFNTFVAKMTYLGQKFCMVVYPGETKGGEEAGSGEECEQLKESRAPLSQEDGETQKSAEHTP, encoded by the exons ATGACGAACGGACCAAGGCAACGGGGCAGCGTAGCCGCGTCTGGCGGGGATGCTGTCTCCGAGTCCGGGAAGGAGTCCGGAGGAGGGGTGGCTCTGAAGAAAGAGATCGGCCTTGTGAGCGCCTGCGGAATTATTGTTG GTAACATCATCGGGTCGGGGATCTTCGTCAGCCCTAAGGGTGTGATGGAGAACGCCAGTTCGGTGGGTCTGGCGCTGATCGTGTGGATCGTCACCGGCATCATCACGGCCATCGGGGCGCTGTGCTACGCCGAGCTGGGTGTCACCATCCCCAAGTCAGGGGGAGACTACGCATACGTCAAGGACATCTTCGGAGGACTGGCAGG gttCCTGCGTCTGTGGATCGCAGTGCTGGTGATCTACCCCACCAACCAGGCGGTGATCGCCCTCACCTTCTCCAACTACGTCCTGCAGCCCCTCTTCCCAACCTGCTTCCCCCCAGAGAACGGTCTGCGCCTGCTGGCCGGCGTCTGCCTAC tgtTGTTGACGTGGGTGAACTGCTCCAGTGTGCGATGGGCCACCCGTGTCCAGGACATCTTCACAGCCGGCAAGCTGCTGGCCCTGGCTCTCATCATTATCATGGGTATCGTGCAGATCTGCAAGG gaGAGTACTATTGGCTGGAGCCAGCGAATGCCTTCGAGCCCTTCCAGGAGTACGATGTGGGACTGATAGCCCTGGCCTTTCTACAAGGCTCCTTCGCCTACGGGGGATGGAACTTCCTCAACTACGTCACTGAGGAGCTGGTCGACCCCTATGT GAATCTTCCTCGCGCCATCTTCATCTCCATCCCCTTGGTGACGTTCGTCTACGTGTTCGCCAACATCGCCTACGTCACCGCCATGAGTCCTCAGGAGCTGCTGGCCTCCAACGCTGTTGCCGTG acgtTTGGTGAAAAGCTGCTGGGAGTGATGTCGTGGATCATGCCCATCTCTGTAGCTCTGTCCACCTTCGGAGGGGTCAACGGATCCCTCTTCACCTCCTCACG GTTGTTCTTTGCTGGAGCCAGAGAGGGCCACCTCCCCAGTCTTCTGGCTATGATCCATGTGAAGCGCTGCACCCCCATCCCTGCTCTGCTCTTCACT TGTCTGTCCACCCTGCTGATGCTGTGCACCAGTGACATGTACACCCTCATCAACTACGTGGGCTTTATCAACTACCTCTTCTACGGGGTCACTGTTGCCGGGCAGATTGTGCTGCGCATCAAGCAACCTGACATGCACCGACCAATCAGG aTCAGTCTGGCATGGCCTGTGATCTATCTGTTGTTCTGGGCCTTCCTGCTCATCTTCTCCCTGTACTCTGAGCCCGTGGTGTGTGGCCTCGGTATGGCTATCATGTTGACTGGAGTACCTGTCTACTTCCTGGGTGTCTACTGGGACAACAAGCCTGAGTGCTTTAACACCTTCGTTG ccaaGATGACCTACCTGGGCCAGAAGTTCTGTATGGTGGTGTATCCAGGGGAGACGAAGGGAGGCGAGGAGGCAGGGAGTGGGGAGGAGTGCGAGCAGCTGAAGGAGTCGCGGGCTCCTCTCTCGCAGGAGGACGGCGAGACACAAAAGTCTGCAGAACACACACCTTGA